From Etheostoma cragini isolate CJK2018 chromosome 3, CSU_Ecrag_1.0, whole genome shotgun sequence:
AGGACAGAGCTGTACATGGTGCTGATCGCACGTGGTTTTCTCCTCCCCTTGACCTCTTTTTGCCTTTGCGTTGCACTTCCCCACCCACTCAGCGTGGCGCTACGGAAAGCCGCATGCGTCAAATCGCTTTTTCATCGCCTTTTGACAGTGGTGATGTTATCGTATGAACTGGATGATTAAATCAAACGATGCCTGAGTGGAAAGATAAAGTAGTACAATAGTTACTGTTAACATCACAAATAGAGATTTTATTGACTTCACTGAGCCATGATAGTTTGATGTCATCACCAGCTCCTGTCAGGTAACCTCCACACTTCAAGAGTGTAAGGAGTTGCAGCTCACTGTCATTATTCAGGCAGGGGCCTGTTCACAACTTCTAGTTGACCAAATTATGGATGTATAGCTATGGCCCTGCTTGGGGGCTATAGGGCCCCTATTACCCTGTGTCCGCTCTGCTCTTTGTAGGCTACATTGTGTACAGTTTTACCATGATTTAGTACTATCTAACTCCCAATTTGCTGTGTAATAGGATCAAAATCAGGGATCCTCTTCAAGATCAGGTAATAAAGCAGTGCAGTAAACTAGTATAAATGAGTTGACAAACAGTAAGCCTGGAGATATTTGGGCCAGTTGCCTGCTGCTTGGATACACAGACTTATatattactttctttctttctttttttacaatgagaGAAGTTTCTACCAGACTAAACTACGATAAACTGCTGCCAGACAACTTTCAACACTTTGCCTACATCCCGCCTCTGAAGGACAATCGGAGCCAGTGCCAAAATCATGTGAACGTAAATTCCACGTCCAaggatattaaaataaaaccatgaccCATTCCATAAATCCATTCCTCTTAACCCAACAAAGAGCCAGTTTGGGCTTAAAACTATTTTCTTAATGTAATGAAGAATTTTGCAGGGTGCATATAACAGTATAATGAGTCTTTTGAGAGATTAAAGATCCTTCTCTTACAAACAATACTGAAAAAATATGTCTGGCCTGAGAGCTTTCTCAAAGGGATTCaaagtatttaaattgtaaatatttaaatggaCATAATAGTGTTTTATATCTCACACTAAATTACTGTAGATAATGTAACAGAGAATCATGTATTGAACAATCTCAataatgacatatttttaaTGACATGATCCTGCACCATAGTTCTGTGAATAGggaaatcatttaatttaatcacGTTCACTTTTATTCTCTGCTTCTTTAAAATCCGGTTTTCTCCGGTAAGCTTCCAAGCAACAATAAGGAGGCAGGCAGCAGATAGACAAtccttcatttttattcaaatcttGTGTGCAGTAGATCACTATAGAAAGCTTACACAGTATATGCGGTAATCAGTTTAGGCTCACCAAGGACCAAACCATACAACAATCTAGAGCAACATCTCCATGTTGGGCACCACACCGCATTATTGCTAAAGACCACGTAACATGTCAAACAAGATGCTTCATGGTGCCACATAGGGTTGACTGAAATGTTTCTCTGAGATGCAAAATTAACAGATTCGACCTCAACCAGGACTGACCACAAGGACAAGACCTCGACAAGAagctgctgacattttattataaGTATTACTATGAGGATTAGGGTTATTATAAAGGCATTTAGAAAGATGGAAGacattctctgtgtgtgtgagaaaaatgATCTACTTTCTTGATTAGTTGTGGGATGTAGTGTACTGCTCTGAGAAGTAGGAAACAACAATCAGGCGGTGAAGATTTACTCTCTTAAGCTGAAACATTTATGAAAAGACATCTTCATTAAGGCATCACACCATTCGTCTTCATGTTAGTTTGACTGGTGGGCCTCTTTGGCTCATTAGCATTTTCCTTCAAAGTAGACAAAAAAGTCAACAGTCTCTGTAGCTGTATACAACAACCAATATTTTTGATTGCTTTATCCAAGTTGTTACATAACACCAAAGCATAGATAATGTGAGATGGAGTATGCAGGATGTTAGGTTATTATTATGAAAGGTGGGTGGGGAGTGTAATCTACCTGCCGCTTTATATGGATGACATGTGGAGTGGTGAAGTCTTAACAGTCTAAACCAGACAGCTTTGTACCTTTATCCAAGCTTTCTCCTAAAACTTGAGGAAAAATAGTGCACACAGTCATGCAAATGGCTAACCAGCTGAGAGGTGAATGAAACCCCTtgtcacatttgcatttttactaAAAAGAAGACAGGTTTAGTTCGTTTTCATCCAGATAGTCTCATGTGGCACAATAATGCGCCCATTTGTTTAACGCTGCTTCACAAGCAGCCTGTCATCAATTCCTTACTTGGATATGCCTCATATAAACCgtaacaaaacaattaatcacTTAAAGATTCAGTGACAATCAACATAAATAATCAATTTCATAAGTTGGAAAAATATTAAGCAAAACCTACTGAGCacaacaattataaaatacaaagttaaaCAATCATAAAATCTAACACCTCAAGTGTCTTTAAACCGGCTAACGTGAcctattaataatatataaatatattgatatattgcttTATTGAGGATATACTGCTAAAACATAATGCTGAACTTCTAACCAGTAGCTGCAGTGGGCGAGAAAAGCCTTACAGCACCTAATCACAACTAAAGTCAGTCTTACACGAACGCTTGTTTCAAAGACACCAATGCTCAGTTAAGTCATGGCTCAAGTATAAACTAACTGTAAACAAccttaaatgaaaaataactgaGATGCCACATTTCAtagagaaaatataaaaatgcaaatcccAAAGAGTCCTATAAACGGTAAACAAAAGGAAACTATAAATACTTACATACTTCGAAATGTCTGTAATATCCACACTGTGTTTCCTGTATGCACAGCTCCTGTATTATAAGGCAGCAATTAAAGTAGGGTATTGAATAGACAACTACAAAACCGTTAAAATATAGTCAATATAAGTGTTAATTTGGTCTATCTAATACTGCTTTTTTTAAGTTGCTATTTGCTCCTTGTTACGCTAGGGGCCACCATGTGCACGTGTTTTGATaacagaggacacacacagctTCCTGCTGAGACTGTCCTCGCATTTACAGTAAACAGTCACTGTCTTGGTGTGCATTGTGATGCAGCTACTTTGGGAATTTGCGTAGcctaaaatggaaaaataacaaaatgcaaagtttcagttgaaaacaaaccaaactctCATGTTCTTGTTTGCCCATTTTTCCTGAGGGGAAGAAACCGACACAACAGCCTTAAACACAATCTAGTTGaagtgtagtagtagtagtacttgtttgtgtgtgtgtgtgtgtgtgtgtgtgtcaatgttttTAGTACACAATCCACGCCTGAGTTAAACAGTGACACAACACCAGAATTATGTATCCTCATCAAATGTTTTCATGGACATATTCTAGCCTAtcaaatataatattattactgTGTTTAAAGTATAAATAGGTGTACGACAGGTATATTGGATCTACTGGATTGTATTGGAAGTTCTCATTTCTGATCagtggttgtttgttttttgcacacaCCTTCTAATCGACATAGTTTTTGACATGGAGGACTCACACCGACGGGCACATTACTACTTCAGACATTTTCAGCTGTGTCTCAGCTGTGGGCCACATAAACGTTTGGTTGATTTATGGTTGACCTTGAAAGCTCACAGTTGGTGGGGTTACACAACACATCGGCTTGTAGTCCACCTAAAATGGCTGCTACCACACACCATCACCATAGATCAATGAAAGGGGCACATATGGAGGTTTAAgcagcggccctttgctgcatgtcattccccctttctctcccctttcatgtcttcagctgtcctgtgaaaataaagacctaaaaatgACCGAAAAATATTCTTTACAAAGGGGTTGCTTTGAAATAAAGGGCCCCACGTGATACTGAGCATGTGACAACAGTGGAAACAGATAATTCATTCAACTTAATTTGACGAACAATGAGTTTTGCTTTGCAAGTTATTTAGCgtaattttaaagtaaatattaaGTGTAATATAATTCATCAGCTAAAACTTAGTATCAATTCAGTCAAGGTGCAGAACAACAGTTAACAGCATCAACAGTCTAACAGAAGATAATTGTCTCGTAATCAAACTGCAGTTAAAAGTGCAGTTCACGGTCATCGCTAATCAGCCTTTGTCTCAGCAGCAGGGGGCACTGCGGCTGAAGACACCAGTCTGGCAGCTTCAGCCTGGGGCTCTACTGGCCCCTCTCcacctccttcctcctcatccttctTCTCCAGTCCTAGTGGAGGGTGTCTTTGTGACACAGCGTGCCTGGAGCGAGCCCTGTGCCTTCGAGGGTGGAGGAAAAGTGCGGGGTCTGGCATTGCTGTGGGCTCTGCGGGGCCCATTACTTTCTCTATGGGCACACACTCCCTGGCACGCTCCACTCTTGAAGACGCCCTGGAACTCTTACGCTTGGGTTTAACCAcaggagaggaaggggaggCTCCTGACGGCCTCTGTGGAGAAACAGAGTTCTGCTCGGCACCATACTGGGCCCCCTGACTGTTGGTTCGGGCGAGGAGACCCTGCCTCTGTTGCATCCGCTGGTGGTGCAGTTTCTGCCTGGCAGCATGCAGCTGGAAGGAGAGGTATGCTGCTGCTTCTGTTTGCTTCTGCAGCTCTGTGTTAAGGATGGTGGAACAGTGGCTGCGGCGTTTTAACTCCTCTAGGAAATGGCGCTCCTTTTCCTTAAGATTGGCTCTGAGGGCTCCCACCAAAGCCCCTTTGTGACTCAACTCTTCACGAAGTTCTCCTAAGGTGAACTCCTGCTCGGCCAGGCGGCTCTCCACGTCCAAACAGCGGGCCTCCAGgagatcctcttcctcctgtaaCTCTGACACAGACATGGACCAGAAATACAAGTGTTAAATAACTGCAGGAAATAAAACTAAGAGTTCCCATACATATATAATTGTAACATGTGCCTACCTGCTACATAGTGTATCTATATACTAAGAGCTCTTTTAACAACaaaacctaaacacacacacacacatatatatacatacacaaaccaTACACAGAATATCCACACAGTTTAATACACATTGTACATTATAGATGCACATTACTTATTTTGTCTCTAAGAGCATCTCATAATCTAAAAATGGTACAATATGGTGTCTTTAGAGCTGGGCCATGAAATAACAAATATGAAAGAATGTAATCTCCGTACTTCACCTCggcaatatattaatattagtCATTATAATCCATGTAATCATAttttgggatttgttttaaagataGAGTCATGATACACATTTCTATTTTACATGAAGCCAGTTTTAGCAATCTGTTTTAATCTCAcgtgagaaaagaaaacagtaaaactaTTTATGTCTGCTCTCCACATTAACTTCAACCTCTCTGCCAAGGCCAGGTTTAACGCAGTATtctatttattgttattgtttttgcttCCATGGACAACACTTGTGCTCTTTCATTCCAGTAAAATATCCCAGAGGAGAGGGAGGTACGGATGAAAAGCCAGTGCAGCAACCTTGGGGCAAACTGAGCTGGAGATTGCCAGAGGAGGAGATTACATCCACAGAGGCTCGCACTGATGCCTCTCCCCATAGAGATAGGTCAGGTGGGCAAGGTAAGAGAATCCCAAAGGGTGGAGGGAGGTTTGGTGAGTCCTGCAGGTGAACCTATTAAGTCTGGAATCCATGTTAGGCTTAGAAGTAACAGGGCGCTTAATTCACTATTCAATTAAAGCATTGGGTATTTTCACTTGCTCTCTCTTATTTTTCTGATGTGTCTTCATCTGTGATCTTCTTTCTCTAGTCTCTCTGCCCTTCCTTCTGTTTCCCGGATCCTCTGTCCTTCTCCCTCGGTCTACCAGGATGGATTCTCTAAGGACCGATCAGTCTTAGGTTTTCTGTTGCCAATCACCACACCCAGGTTGAGCTCATATGCTAACTTTAGACTACAGTACCTAATGTGATCTTCATATTCTTCCatacccctcctcctccacgtCTGCAGCTGACCGCATCCTGCCGCCTTGTCTTTTCTCTTAATTGCTTTTCTCACTACCTCTCATTACCTCTCTCCTTccacctcttcttctctcccttttcctgtctctccgtctctcttgTTCTCAGCAAAGTCTTGTAAGTGGACACCCCCTCTGGGACAACAAGGAAAAACGAGagcaggaaaagaaagaaaaagaggatggATCAATTTTTCAGGCcgggaggagaagagagacgTGCTGTATTGATGGATTAGGGGATAACCGGTCCTAAAAAAAAGGAGATGGGGTCTAATGGCTGTGTAATGCAGCCAAGTACGACTCCCTCCCCCCCCTAACCACCTACAAGCACATTCACACAGCATTTTGACTTCTCgtctcctgctctgtctttaaTTTGCTGTGACAAAATGGTGCCTATCTCTGCATACTTGCATCCAGACACCACAAATGGTCCAGCAAATGTTAGCTATGAGCCAAATATGTTGAGGCATGCTGTCTTTGCAGCTGTGTCCGTATCTTGACAGTGAACACGTGCAGCCCCCCATACAGCTGTGAACAATtccttttacaaagaaaaacagaaacactttgCACCCATAATCTATCTTGTGTATGGTTTGCCAGAGAAGACATCCCCCtacttgagagagagagagagagagagagggaggcagggtTCTATCCCCTTGGGGATGGGAGGGTGGGAAGGACAgagggggacagagagggaTGCTGGCGTCGAGTTACGAAGGACTGGGGGTTGAGCGCCGACGGAGAGCTGATGCATgggatgaagaaaaagagatgaacattaaagggattttgtttttaacataccCATTTGGTTTCTGCCTGGAGGCTTCATCTTTAGATCACTTGTCAACTCTGTAAAACATAAGAGAAAGACAAACCACAGGAGAGAGCCAGTAAAGAGACAGGaataagaaataaacacacaaaatcgTATTGCAGAGCCTAAATAGGGATGCTCAATCTAGCTGAAATCTCTCATCAAAGCTGTGTactgagatttctttttgatgctgctaGTTAACATAACAGATTTCGGCTTCCAGCATATTTTCAGTGAGCTCATCCATAATTGATTAAGCTAAATCTGAAACTTTAAATCAAAGACAGTTTGTCACAGACTTGGCCAATAATGTTCTGTTACATTACCGGAGAAAAACTATCTTTACTGCAACCTTAACAACTTATTAGCATGATTAGTATTCCTTACTGAAATCaatattcctttaaataaaaacacctggCTGTGCAATCTGTTTCCAGAggaaaatgcaaatcaaacaaaTAGAAATCCAAAGAAGTTGTGTTAAATTACTTGCCATTTAGCAATGTAAGCAGAGCTATGAATGCTGAATAACTCTTCCCACTTTGTTGTGgcacatttgaacattttaagcCAAAAGCTACAGTtttatatttgatcatttttaaaggtgatgcatgctttttttctggAGAACTGGCCAATATAGATGTTCTTAAGTGATTTCTTTGTAAAGAGGCTGACTTTCTCTTGTGTAATGTATACTGAATACTGTTTGTGTCATGTTGTAGAAGCATTTTATGCCTTGCATTAGTGGATGGCCTTTGCATCCATTTGTCTTGTGCCATAAAAAAACACTCAGCAGCTTGCCTGTGTCAGTGCTCAAATGGACAATAAAACCACGATTGTATGACAGTGCAGGAAGTAATAATCGAGCTGAATGGTGTTACTGTGAGGTACCCCACCAACACGATTAGGATTATCCAAACATTACTGGATACTGGGTGAAATCTCATGTCAGTGCATCACAGCAACTATTGCTCGTAGCTTCTGAGAACATAATATATCAGACTGGTGTACGGTACTGATGGTTATTAGCAGGGTGGGATTGTCccagataaaaaaacatttcagtttagAGTCTCTGACAGGGTTGGAGAGGGTCACACTGACGGCTGGTCGTGTCTGGTCTGTAAGTCATTTGGATTGTCATTCAGGGCGTCCGGACTGTAGGGAAATCTCGACACCAGCTTTCAGCACACACTCATCCACagggatgagtgtgtgtgtgtgtggctcccGTAATTTTAGATGAATGTCGCATAGATTTGTCCTAATTTAATTTTCCAAAGCCAGAAATATGTACTCAATCAGCCATTGGTGATGATCGTAaactagtttctttttttcaatttagatCTATAACTCTCTAAtaacactcactcacttagatGTTTACCATAAATAGAAAGCGGAATCTAGAACAGCAGGTGTGTTATTTGTtgcctctcttcttctcttgttctCCCTGTCACACCCTATCTCCTTCCCTGTGCAGTCAGCGTAACACGCCCACCCATTCAGCTgacatgaagaaagaaagacagaggggatGAAGAGGGTGGGAAGACAGATAGTacgaaaggaaggaaggaagggaggaaggaaggggtAGAGGTACCCCAGATAAGAGACAGACGGACTTGCTGATTGCTGTATAGAAATAACTGTTACTGAATACGGGAGACTTTGAGAGGTACTGTTTTCCAGTCATTATCCTCATTAACAACTGCAAGAAACATGAGTCATAAAGTTAATTCAACTGCAGGGAGTTGGCTCTAGGAACTATATTTTTTCAGTCAAACAATGAAAATGAGGAGCTCAGCACATCGCAGCATCCAGTGTGTGTAATGATCTGTATGTCTTGTGAGGCTTATGTCCTACAGCCTCACTGAGGTTTTTTGTTTCATGGCTCAACCTTGAATATTGCAAACATTTCtcaaaggacagacagacacacacacacacacacacacacacctttatttCTAtgacacacataaatacaatgt
This genomic window contains:
- the si:dkey-54n8.4 gene encoding coiled-coil domain-containing protein 92; the encoded protein is MADESSLSRQIGSVERSVVFLRQEHLTLLHGLHLEILSLQKRCSELTSDLKMKPPGRNQMELQEEEDLLEARCLDVESRLAEQEFTLGELREELSHKGALVGALRANLKEKERHFLEELKRRSHCSTILNTELQKQTEAAAYLSFQLHAARQKLHHQRMQQRQGLLARTNSQGAQYGAEQNSVSPQRPSGASPSSPVVKPKRKSSRASSRVERARECVPIEKVMGPAEPTAMPDPALFLHPRRHRARSRHAVSQRHPPLGLEKKDEEEGGGEGPVEPQAEAARLVSSAAVPPAAETKAD